The Paenibacillus sp. FSL R7-0204 genome includes a region encoding these proteins:
- a CDS encoding TVP38/TMEM64 family protein, producing the protein MTEIINTWIDWLLQSLGLSGPYIVFATFPLAVLQSLFGFFPLAILIVLHVSVFEVIGGMAVSWLACNLGAVVVYFLFRRYLFDWFDRKWGYKLKKYEKWQTYLDRYGIWTLVLLRTIPIVPSNIINLMSAVSPMKPAAFVWGTVLGNLSFIWLFGTLSSSLIVPREDWNGFLLWYGVFMLILLAIFVRLHWGHLQEDKHRRAGH; encoded by the coding sequence ATGACCGAGATCATCAATACCTGGATTGACTGGCTGCTGCAGAGTCTTGGACTTAGCGGCCCGTATATTGTTTTCGCTACCTTTCCGCTTGCCGTGCTGCAAAGCTTGTTCGGATTTTTCCCCTTGGCGATTCTGATTGTGCTCCATGTCTCTGTATTCGAAGTGATCGGCGGGATGGCTGTCAGCTGGCTGGCCTGTAACCTGGGTGCGGTAGTTGTCTATTTTCTCTTCCGGCGTTATCTCTTCGACTGGTTCGACCGCAAATGGGGCTACAAGCTCAAGAAGTATGAGAAATGGCAGACCTATCTGGACCGTTACGGCATCTGGACCCTGGTGCTGCTGCGTACGATTCCGATTGTGCCCAGCAATATCATCAATCTGATGTCAGCTGTGTCTCCGATGAAGCCGGCGGCTTTTGTGTGGGGGACGGTGCTCGGCAATCTTTCTTTCATCTGGCTGTTCGGTACACTCAGCTCCTCGCTCATTGTTCCGCGTGAGGACTGGAACGGATTTCTGTTGTGGTATGGCGTATTCATGCTGATTCTGCTCGCTATCTTTGTCCGGCTGCATTGGGGGCATCTCCAGGAGGATAAGCACAGGCGGGCGGGGCATTAG
- the yunB gene encoding sporulation protein YunB has product MVLSLLLLLAVLQGLRYVEQHLKPPILHLAQIRVKQIATESINKAITSQVADGGNAEALIDWKTDKNGKISGFMLNYKEHMRITSQAAEVIQSTLQELHNRTEYIPLGQALGSPLIASYGPDIPIKVEPQGAVKVELNTRQQNAGINMILVEVFIHIVTEVAVVIPFDMEPQVVDTEIPVSYLMVVGDVPMYYYNNQGKPVGENGSSAPGIAIPAPSLSTEKNSTGADSAPAGGGNSSSGSGGAGGHAGSGESPEPAAGGNNAPDTSGGGGNAGEGAE; this is encoded by the coding sequence ATCGTTCTTAGCCTGCTGCTGCTTCTGGCGGTGCTGCAGGGACTTCGTTATGTAGAGCAGCATCTGAAGCCGCCGATTCTCCATCTCGCACAGATCCGGGTGAAGCAGATTGCAACCGAATCGATTAACAAGGCGATTACGTCCCAGGTGGCGGATGGCGGGAACGCAGAAGCGCTGATCGACTGGAAGACGGACAAGAACGGCAAAATCTCCGGCTTCATGCTCAACTACAAGGAGCATATGCGGATTACCTCGCAGGCCGCCGAGGTCATCCAGTCCACACTGCAGGAGCTGCACAACCGGACGGAATATATTCCGCTCGGGCAGGCGCTCGGCAGTCCGCTGATTGCCTCCTATGGTCCGGATATTCCGATCAAGGTCGAGCCTCAGGGGGCAGTGAAGGTTGAGCTGAACACAAGGCAGCAGAATGCCGGAATCAATATGATTCTCGTTGAAGTCTTTATTCATATTGTTACCGAGGTAGCCGTCGTCATTCCATTTGATATGGAGCCGCAGGTGGTGGATACAGAGATACCTGTCTCCTACCTGATGGTAGTCGGTGACGTTCCGATGTACTACTATAACAATCAGGGCAAGCCTGTCGGCGAGAACGGCAGCAGCGCTCCGGGCATCGCGATTCCTGCCCCCTCACTGAGTACTGAGAAGAATAGCACCGGCGCGGACAGCGCACCAGCAGGCGGCGGCAACAGCAGCTCCGGTTCCGGCGGAGCAGGCGGACATGCGGGCAGCGGGGAGAGCCCCGAGCCAGCAGCAGGCGGCAACAATGCGCCGGATACGTCCGGGGGAGGCGGGAATGCTGGGGAAGGGGCGGAGTAG
- a CDS encoding response regulator transcription factor: MRILIVDDEPRHLRGMVNLIGRLRPEDQVVAVKDGLSAMEMVKAHRPEAILTDIRMPGMDGLEFLERLKLEGIRTRVVMVSAYNLFEYAQKAVHYGAYDYLLKPVEIGQVADVLSRIDHLLTAEQRQRREEEEMQQRLKLASSAYLNRLMLSWLNGSASLAELAELNGYDWLRESGVAVYSELNSCQDSGERQDSGMFIRALEQAWGRWGEAITIPLSGMTEDGPFAAVTLISLEALTGDMRDDARSITQSLAADWAHTGLLTHGIGPECRSLREEAPRSYLAARTANSYNFYDFRQGLLFSDEIRSSSREAVPDWSKVYEALKMDDAALVLEACVEALCQLADGGHASPMLLKEQASLMLLQVRSEHQDILDKRAQQKLTSTATMLIRSCRSYPELVAHLGQALREAHLALTVSRQDQGESMIAECLSWIQQHMKEELTLERAAEHFHFNPSYFSTLIKNRTGKTFSEQVTAARMKRAKVLLAGEPLRIYEVSLECGFQDTKYFCRVFKKYYGMSPKAYKHALSQRKREA, from the coding sequence TTGAGAATATTGATTGTAGATGATGAACCCAGGCATCTGAGGGGGATGGTCAATCTGATCGGACGCCTTCGGCCGGAGGATCAGGTGGTGGCGGTGAAGGATGGCTTGTCGGCTATGGAAATGGTGAAAGCCCACCGCCCGGAGGCCATATTGACGGATATCCGCATGCCCGGAATGGATGGGCTTGAATTTCTGGAACGGCTTAAGCTTGAAGGTATCCGGACCAGGGTTGTAATGGTATCCGCTTACAATCTGTTCGAGTATGCGCAGAAGGCAGTCCATTATGGGGCTTATGATTACCTGCTGAAGCCGGTGGAGATTGGCCAAGTTGCGGATGTCCTAAGCCGGATCGACCATCTGCTGACAGCGGAACAGAGGCAGCGCCGTGAAGAGGAAGAAATGCAGCAGCGGCTTAAGCTCGCTTCTTCCGCCTACCTGAACCGGCTCATGCTGTCCTGGCTGAACGGCAGTGCGTCCTTGGCCGAGCTGGCGGAGCTGAACGGTTATGATTGGCTGCGGGAGAGTGGTGTCGCTGTGTATTCGGAGCTGAACTCCTGCCAGGATAGCGGGGAGAGGCAGGACAGCGGCATGTTCATCCGTGCTCTGGAGCAGGCCTGGGGCAGGTGGGGGGAAGCCATCACGATTCCCTTGAGCGGGATGACGGAGGACGGTCCTTTTGCTGCCGTTACCTTGATTAGCCTGGAAGCTCTTACCGGAGACATGCGGGATGATGCCCGGTCCATCACCCAGTCCTTGGCGGCGGATTGGGCGCATACCGGACTGCTTACCCATGGGATTGGCCCGGAATGCCGTTCCCTCCGGGAGGAAGCGCCGCGGTCCTATCTGGCGGCCAGAACGGCCAACAGCTACAATTTCTATGATTTCCGGCAGGGGCTGCTGTTTTCAGATGAGATCAGGTCTTCTTCCCGTGAGGCCGTTCCTGACTGGAGCAAGGTCTATGAGGCATTGAAAATGGATGATGCTGCGCTTGTTCTGGAAGCTTGTGTGGAAGCCCTCTGCCAGCTTGCGGACGGTGGACATGCCAGCCCTATGCTGCTGAAGGAGCAGGCATCGCTTATGCTGCTGCAGGTCCGGAGTGAGCATCAGGACATTCTGGATAAGAGAGCGCAGCAGAAGCTGACCAGTACGGCTACGATGCTTATCCGCTCATGCCGATCGTACCCGGAGCTGGTGGCCCATTTGGGGCAGGCACTCCGGGAAGCGCATTTGGCCTTAACCGTATCCCGGCAGGATCAGGGGGAGAGCATGATCGCTGAATGCCTAAGCTGGATACAGCAGCATATGAAGGAGGAGCTTACACTGGAGCGGGCAGCCGAGCATTTCCATTTTAACCCCTCTTATTTCAGTACACTGATCAAGAACAGGACGGGAAAAACGTTCTCTGAGCAGGTGACGGCGGCCCGGATGAAGCGGGCCAAGGTGCTGCTCGCCGGGGAGCCGCTCCGAATATATGAAGTATCTCTGGAATGCGGATTTCAGGATACGAAATATTTTTGCCGCGTATTCAAAAAGTATTACGGCATGTCACCCAAAGCCTATAAGCACGCGCTGTCGCAAAGGAAACGTGAGGCATGA
- a CDS encoding cache domain-containing sensor histidine kinase, giving the protein MKITFRYRLLASYILLIAIPLLVLGALFYRTSLKIITEQAQKNVYEIVRKNNEVMDTKLRIVDQNSMSLFLDKDLFRIFSQLDPTNEAELFAADRQVTAVLGKTFSQNQDIFAYQLWTSYFTFGQPLPQGEPTQSDIYRLARQAGGKLVWIPTYEFASMFNQPYLQGGNLEFRYLFSATRLLDFTYLSNTKLAKMDAGVERPVLAISFKSEVLKSLYADSLPGNSRYMVLDPQDRVVASSEAGQVAQIYKEAGLDELQRENSGARRMKLDGEAVIVCFDRSEVTGWMSVVWIPEAGLVSTLVPVIRTSITVLAVVMGIVALIFAYFIAGKITKPIKRLLSAMRSVGEGDFQTRVDVVSHDEFGVLTQRFNRMNDRIHLLVTENYEIKLKEKEAEIQALNMQMHPHFLYNTLNVMNWTAIENDQQELSRMLVCLSNMLHYTSRKTWDAVPLSEEMSWMSNYFYIMSIRFEDKFTVEYDMDPRLLAYDVPRLLFQPFVENAILHGFDQTGSGGLIGIRGWINGRTRYYEVADNGRGMSAETVHRILHQKSSSVGIKNTIDRIQMTYGGEYGISIFSTPGTGTKVVITLPL; this is encoded by the coding sequence ATGAAGATCACCTTCCGTTACCGGCTGCTGGCCAGCTATATTCTGCTGATCGCCATTCCCCTGCTCGTTCTGGGGGCTTTGTTCTACCGGACCAGCCTGAAGATTATCACAGAGCAGGCGCAGAAGAATGTGTATGAGATTGTCAGGAAGAATAATGAAGTTATGGACACCAAGCTGCGGATCGTGGACCAGAACAGCATGTCCTTGTTCCTCGATAAGGACCTGTTCCGCATCTTTAGCCAGCTGGACCCCACGAATGAAGCGGAGCTGTTTGCAGCCGACCGGCAGGTGACGGCCGTGCTCGGCAAAACCTTTTCCCAGAACCAGGATATCTTTGCCTACCAGCTATGGACCTCCTACTTCACCTTCGGACAACCCCTGCCTCAAGGAGAACCGACGCAATCGGATATATACCGTTTGGCCCGGCAGGCGGGAGGGAAGCTGGTGTGGATACCGACTTATGAGTTCGCTTCCATGTTCAACCAGCCCTATCTGCAAGGCGGAAATCTGGAGTTCCGTTATCTCTTCTCGGCTACACGTCTGCTGGATTTCACCTATCTGAGCAATACGAAGCTTGCCAAAATGGATGCCGGAGTGGAACGTCCCGTACTTGCCATAAGCTTCAAATCCGAGGTGCTTAAATCCTTGTATGCAGACAGCCTTCCGGGGAACTCGCGCTACATGGTGCTTGATCCGCAGGACAGGGTAGTCGCCAGCAGTGAGGCGGGTCAGGTTGCACAGATCTATAAGGAGGCAGGGCTGGACGAGCTGCAGCGGGAGAACAGCGGGGCACGGAGAATGAAGCTGGACGGCGAAGCGGTGATCGTCTGCTTTGACCGATCAGAGGTGACCGGCTGGATGTCTGTGGTGTGGATACCGGAGGCGGGGCTGGTGAGCACCCTGGTGCCGGTGATCCGGACATCCATTACCGTACTGGCCGTAGTGATGGGGATTGTAGCTCTGATCTTCGCTTATTTCATTGCGGGTAAAATCACTAAGCCCATCAAGCGGCTGCTCAGCGCGATGAGATCGGTAGGCGAGGGCGATTTCCAGACCCGCGTGGATGTGGTGAGCCATGACGAGTTCGGTGTGCTGACGCAGCGCTTCAACCGGATGAATGACCGGATTCACCTGCTGGTGACGGAGAATTACGAGATCAAGCTGAAGGAGAAGGAGGCTGAGATTCAGGCGCTCAACATGCAGATGCATCCGCACTTCCTGTACAATACGCTAAATGTGATGAACTGGACGGCAATTGAGAACGATCAGCAGGAGCTTAGCAGGATGCTTGTCTGCCTGTCCAACATGCTGCACTATACCTCCCGGAAGACATGGGACGCCGTACCGTTGTCCGAAGAGATGAGCTGGATGAGTAATTACTTCTATATTATGTCGATCCGCTTCGAGGACAAGTTCACCGTGGAGTATGATATGGACCCGCGGCTATTAGCGTACGATGTGCCGAGACTGCTGTTCCAGCCCTTTGTGGAGAATGCGATTCTTCACGGCTTCGATCAGACCGGTTCTGGCGGACTCATCGGAATCCGCGGCTGGATTAACGGCAGAACCCGGTATTATGAGGTGGCCGACAACGGCCGTGGTATGAGTGCGGAGACGGTACACAGGATTCTGCATCAGAAATCTTCCTCCGTGGGCATCAAGAATACTATTGACCGCATTCAGATGACCTACGGCGGCGAGTACGGGATATCCATCTTCTCAACTCCGGGAACAGGCACGAAGGTAGTGATTACTTTGCCGCTATAA
- a CDS encoding ABC transporter substrate-binding protein, producing MSQPRKSVFITLALVLMLAAVLSACSKSDTASPDTSASSGNSGSKENIKLRMTVWGSPEEVAPYKKAIQNFEAKHPSVKVELQHIAADYDTKLTTMVAGNDVPDIAMMESGTIAFPMAEQGKFYNLQEFLDTDTEISPDTLVPNITYSLEPGNVIGIGPGPESFALFYNEEIFKDAGIEPPPSNVADAWTWDEFVEVAKKLTVDTNGKTAADPDFDPKKIKQYGANISTWWGVYSNFIYSNGGDFISADGKTFGLNQPEAVEALQKISDLMNVHHVSPSPVQSKNIPATNVALQTKKVAMTVDGQWASAGLAQSKFSFNVGVMPVMKEPVTTVVCGMFSIFKSSKHPQEAWELLKALLDPEASIDMLTAGTWMPSPKDWYTDPALLAKWTENLDARPSGYKEAIVDVILTKGHQTPTGYVKNFNNIMDLVNPALDKVWLGQQTAQEAMDSIAAKVQAQIKGRRDIKE from the coding sequence ATGTCGCAACCCAGGAAATCAGTCTTCATCACATTGGCTCTGGTTCTGATGCTTGCCGCTGTGCTGTCTGCGTGCTCGAAGTCAGATACTGCAAGCCCTGACACTTCCGCATCTTCCGGGAATTCCGGATCGAAGGAGAATATTAAGCTGCGGATGACTGTTTGGGGCTCACCGGAGGAAGTGGCTCCTTATAAAAAAGCGATTCAGAATTTCGAGGCCAAGCATCCGAGCGTTAAGGTCGAGCTTCAGCATATTGCCGCTGATTATGATACCAAGCTGACGACTATGGTCGCCGGGAATGATGTACCTGACATCGCCATGATGGAGTCGGGTACGATTGCTTTTCCGATGGCGGAGCAGGGCAAATTCTATAATCTTCAGGAATTCCTGGATACGGATACCGAGATTAGTCCCGATACGCTTGTTCCTAATATTACCTATTCCCTGGAGCCGGGCAATGTGATCGGAATCGGCCCCGGACCTGAATCCTTCGCCTTGTTCTACAATGAGGAGATCTTCAAGGACGCCGGCATTGAACCTCCTCCGTCGAATGTGGCGGATGCCTGGACCTGGGATGAATTCGTTGAGGTGGCCAAGAAGCTGACGGTGGATACCAATGGAAAAACAGCGGCAGACCCGGACTTCGATCCCAAAAAAATCAAGCAATATGGAGCAAACATCTCCACCTGGTGGGGGGTATACAGCAACTTCATCTATTCCAACGGCGGGGATTTCATCTCTGCAGACGGCAAAACCTTCGGGCTGAACCAGCCGGAGGCGGTGGAGGCGCTCCAGAAAATATCCGATCTGATGAATGTCCACCATGTCTCTCCTTCACCAGTACAGTCCAAGAACATTCCAGCGACGAATGTGGCGCTCCAGACCAAAAAGGTAGCGATGACAGTGGATGGACAATGGGCAAGTGCAGGCCTGGCCCAATCCAAGTTCAGTTTCAATGTCGGGGTCATGCCAGTGATGAAAGAGCCGGTTACCACTGTCGTCTGCGGCATGTTCTCCATCTTCAAATCCTCCAAGCATCCCCAGGAGGCCTGGGAGCTGCTGAAGGCACTGCTTGATCCTGAAGCATCCATTGACATGCTTACCGCCGGAACCTGGATGCCGTCTCCCAAGGACTGGTATACCGATCCTGCGCTGTTGGCCAAATGGACGGAGAATCTGGACGCCAGACCGTCCGGCTATAAGGAAGCCATTGTCGATGTGATTCTGACCAAAGGGCATCAGACTCCGACCGGCTATGTGAAGAATTTCAACAATATTATGGACTTGGTCAATCCTGCACTGGATAAGGTGTGGCTCGGCCAGCAGACTGCCCAGGAAGCGATGGACTCCATCGCGGCAAAGGTCCAGGCCCAGATTAAGGGACGCCGCGATATCAAGGAATAG
- a CDS encoding carbohydrate ABC transporter permease — MRKGMFYGLLFTAPAILGFAIFTLGPMIASLVLSLTNYNVFKEQTAFTGLDNYMRLFSGEDELFYKSLGITFYFVVLRVPAVILLSFGIALLLNLNVKGRAIFRTIIYLPSIVPAVASAMIWMWLLNPDLGLINSLLSRLHLPTSNWLYGEGSVIPSVVLTTLWGIGSTVIIFLAGLSGIPRQYYEAIEVDGGGWFRKLSHVTVPMVTPTIFFNTIMTIIGSFQVFNEAYILTQGGPNNQSLFYVFYLWRTGFRDAEMGYASALAWILFVIILFFTFIVFRTSKSWVYYEGGDRA, encoded by the coding sequence ATGCGAAAAGGAATGTTCTACGGGCTGCTGTTCACCGCTCCCGCCATCCTTGGGTTTGCCATTTTTACGCTGGGTCCCATGATCGCCAGCCTGGTGCTCAGCCTGACTAACTATAATGTGTTCAAAGAGCAGACCGCTTTCACCGGTCTGGATAATTACATGCGGCTGTTCTCAGGTGAAGATGAGCTGTTCTATAAATCGCTGGGGATCACCTTCTATTTCGTCGTGCTGCGTGTACCTGCGGTGATTCTCCTCTCCTTCGGGATTGCGCTGCTGCTGAATCTCAATGTAAAGGGAAGGGCTATCTTCCGTACGATCATCTACCTGCCGAGCATTGTTCCGGCGGTGGCCTCGGCCATGATCTGGATGTGGCTGCTCAACCCCGATCTTGGCCTCATCAATTCGCTGCTGAGCCGCTTGCATCTGCCGACCAGCAACTGGCTGTACGGCGAAGGCAGCGTGATCCCCTCGGTCGTACTTACCACGCTATGGGGGATCGGCAGCACGGTGATTATTTTCCTCGCCGGACTATCCGGCATCCCCCGGCAGTATTACGAAGCGATTGAGGTGGACGGGGGCGGCTGGTTCCGCAAGCTGAGCCATGTGACGGTGCCGATGGTCACCCCCACGATCTTTTTCAATACCATCATGACCATTATCGGGTCCTTTCAGGTCTTCAATGAAGCTTATATTCTGACGCAGGGCGGGCCGAATAATCAGAGTCTCTTCTATGTCTTTTATCTGTGGAGAACGGGCTTCCGGGATGCCGAGATGGGCTATGCGTCCGCGCTGGCCTGGATCTTGTTCGTCATTATTCTGTTCTTCACCTTCATCGTCTTCAGAACCTCGAAGTCATGGGTGTATTACGAAGGGGGGGACCGGGCTTGA
- a CDS encoding carbohydrate ABC transporter permease yields MRPSKLSLTAGYGALVLISCMFIIPFVWLIRSSLMNLSQIFTMPPEWIPKPFQWGNFHKALTVLPFDVFFKNTLIIVVTVLVGTVITSSIGAFGFSRIQWKGRDAVFALLMTSMMLPAAVTMIPSFLGWQLMGFYDTLYPLIVPAYFGGGIFNIFLLRQFYLSIPRDFDEAAYVDGANYWRIYTRIIFPLSRSAIIVVALFSFLASWNDFMGPLIYLKSDHLFTLALGLQMFQGTYTAQWDLLMAASATVVLPCVIVFLAGQRYFLEGITLTGLKG; encoded by the coding sequence TTGAGGCCATCGAAGCTTTCACTTACCGCAGGTTACGGGGCACTGGTCCTGATCTCCTGTATGTTCATCATTCCGTTTGTCTGGCTGATCCGCAGCTCGCTGATGAATTTATCGCAGATATTCACCATGCCCCCCGAATGGATACCGAAGCCGTTTCAATGGGGCAATTTCCATAAGGCACTTACGGTGCTGCCATTCGATGTCTTCTTCAAGAACACGCTCATCATCGTGGTTACCGTGCTGGTGGGAACCGTAATCACTAGCAGCATCGGAGCCTTCGGATTCTCACGGATTCAATGGAAGGGCAGGGATGCGGTATTCGCTCTCCTAATGACCAGCATGATGCTGCCGGCAGCGGTGACGATGATCCCAAGCTTTCTGGGCTGGCAGTTAATGGGGTTCTACGATACGCTGTATCCGCTGATTGTGCCCGCTTACTTCGGCGGGGGAATCTTCAACATCTTCCTGCTCCGGCAATTCTATCTGAGCATTCCGCGCGATTTCGATGAAGCCGCCTATGTGGACGGGGCGAATTATTGGCGGATCTATACCCGGATCATCTTTCCCTTAAGCCGTTCAGCGATTATCGTGGTGGCCTTGTTCAGCTTCCTGGCCTCCTGGAATGATTTTATGGGTCCGCTGATCTATCTGAAAAGCGACCATCTCTTCACCCTCGCTCTGGGCCTGCAAATGTTCCAGGGCACCTATACCGCGCAGTGGGATCTGCTGATGGCGGCCTCGGCGACCGTCGTTCTGCCCTGCGTCATTGTGTTTCTGGCCGGACAGCGTTACTTCCTGGAGGGAATAACCTTAACGGGATTAAAAGGATAA